One window of Luteolibacter sp. Y139 genomic DNA carries:
- a CDS encoding winged helix-turn-helix transcriptional regulator, with protein MNREIGQESGGSPPESARVTSPPAAREDAAVKPAYLSLEDRNRYRSLEDVVGCKWSVAVLAAIARGVKRPGELERFIPGISAKVLAERLKKLLDYGLAERTEFPGLPARVEYELSEKGRKLAGIIEQLRELDGRYGSGEEEEVP; from the coding sequence ATGAATCGGGAAATCGGGCAGGAATCGGGAGGGTCCCCACCGGAAAGTGCCCGGGTGACAAGCCCGCCGGCGGCGCGGGAAGATGCGGCGGTGAAGCCTGCCTATCTCTCGCTGGAGGACCGGAACCGCTATCGGAGCCTGGAGGACGTGGTGGGGTGCAAGTGGAGCGTCGCAGTGCTCGCAGCGATCGCGCGCGGGGTGAAGCGGCCGGGTGAGCTGGAGCGATTCATTCCGGGGATCTCGGCGAAGGTGCTGGCGGAGCGGTTGAAGAAGCTGCTGGATTACGGACTCGCGGAGAGAACGGAGTTTCCCGGGCTGCCGGCGAGGGTGGAGTATGAGCTTTCGGAAAAGGGGCGGAAGCTGGCCGGGATCATCGAGCAACTGCGCGAGCTCGATGGGCGCTATGGAAGCGGGGAAGAGGAGGAAGTACCATGA
- a CDS encoding UDP-glucose dehydrogenase family protein: MKITIIGTGYVGLTSGTCFAEVGHEVTCVDNNPEKVATLLAGKVPIYEPGLEELVKSNVAAGRLKFTTSTEEGVKSGEVIFIAVPTPPQPDGSVDLSFIEKVAREIAQCLTPELGYRVIVDKSTVPVKTGDKVEQTVRRYAPAGVEFGVVSNPEFLREGCAVDDLLHPDRVVIGSNDDRALAYMQKIYEPFVAPVLVTDINSAELIKHAANSFLALKISYINAVANICEASGADVEKVAEGIGMDKRIGRSFLNAGLGYGGSCFPKDIKAFIHISESLGQPFGLLKEVEKINFDQLDRFLAKIREKLWVFREKKIALWGLAFKQNTDDVRESVAIKLCQKMLSEGAVVAATDPEALGTAQKFGELTGSISYHTDMYETLDGADALVIGTEWPAYAKADLHEIKKRLRTPLVFDGRNLIDPKDAKAAGLEYISIGR, from the coding sequence ATGAAGATCACGATTATCGGGACCGGCTATGTCGGTCTTACCTCCGGCACGTGCTTTGCCGAAGTCGGCCACGAGGTTACCTGCGTCGATAACAACCCCGAGAAAGTCGCAACGTTGCTCGCCGGCAAGGTGCCCATCTATGAGCCCGGCCTTGAGGAACTCGTGAAGTCGAATGTGGCCGCCGGCCGCCTCAAGTTCACCACCTCCACCGAGGAAGGCGTCAAAAGTGGCGAGGTGATCTTCATCGCCGTCCCCACTCCGCCCCAGCCGGACGGCTCCGTCGACCTCTCCTTCATCGAAAAGGTCGCCCGCGAGATCGCCCAGTGCCTCACCCCGGAGCTCGGCTACCGCGTCATCGTCGACAAGTCCACCGTGCCCGTGAAGACCGGCGACAAGGTCGAGCAGACCGTCCGCCGCTACGCCCCCGCCGGTGTCGAGTTCGGCGTCGTCTCCAATCCAGAGTTCCTTCGCGAAGGCTGCGCTGTCGATGACCTGCTGCATCCCGACCGCGTCGTGATCGGCTCGAATGACGACCGCGCGCTCGCCTACATGCAGAAGATCTATGAGCCCTTCGTCGCTCCGGTGCTCGTCACCGACATCAACTCTGCCGAGCTCATCAAGCACGCCGCGAACTCCTTCCTCGCGCTGAAGATCTCCTACATCAATGCCGTGGCGAATATCTGCGAGGCCTCCGGTGCCGACGTGGAAAAGGTCGCCGAAGGCATCGGCATGGACAAGCGCATCGGCCGCTCCTTCCTGAATGCCGGCCTCGGCTACGGCGGCTCCTGCTTCCCGAAGGACATCAAGGCCTTCATCCACATCTCCGAATCCCTCGGCCAGCCCTTCGGCCTGCTCAAGGAAGTCGAGAAGATCAACTTCGACCAGCTCGACCGCTTCCTCGCCAAGATCCGCGAGAAGCTCTGGGTCTTCCGCGAGAAGAAGATCGCCCTCTGGGGTCTCGCCTTCAAGCAGAACACCGACGACGTCCGCGAGTCCGTCGCCATCAAGCTCTGCCAGAAGATGCTCTCCGAAGGTGCCGTCGTCGCCGCCACCGACCCGGAAGCCCTCGGCACCGCCCAGAAGTTCGGCGAACTCACCGGCAGCATCAGCTACCATACGGACATGTATGAGACCCTCGACGGCGCCGACGCCCTGGTCATCGGCACCGAATGGCCCGCCTACGCCAAGGCCGACCTCCACGAGATCAAGAAGCGCCTCCGCACCCCCCTCGTCTTCGACGGCCGCAACCTCATCGACCCCAAGGACGCCAAGGCCGCCGGCCTCGAATACATCTCCATCGGCCGCTGA
- a CDS encoding sulfite exporter TauE/SafE family protein yields the protein MPGHQEWIVLAAGFLAAVMNAVAGGGTMLTFPALMAAGLSGVLANTTSTVALFIGMPGSVWAFRHRLAEVKPWILPLGIVSLLGGLAGGWLLLALPSSYFDAVVPWLLLMATTLFLLNAPIQRWLKKKRGEGHDAEPTGPRPWGLAFQTGVAIYGGYFGAGIGIMMMAGLSLLGLRDLNRVNALKALLSLLCNVASVIYFIACGSVDWRLAGWLVAGSIPGYFLGAHFAQRIPAVAVRTTVALIGLGIAARLFWKQMA from the coding sequence GTGCCCGGTCACCAGGAATGGATCGTCCTCGCCGCTGGCTTCCTCGCCGCGGTCATGAATGCCGTCGCCGGCGGCGGCACCATGCTCACCTTCCCCGCACTCATGGCCGCGGGCCTCAGCGGCGTCTTGGCAAACACCACCTCCACCGTCGCCCTCTTCATCGGCATGCCCGGCAGCGTCTGGGCCTTCCGCCACCGGCTGGCCGAGGTGAAGCCGTGGATTCTCCCGCTCGGAATCGTCAGCCTGTTAGGCGGCCTCGCCGGCGGCTGGCTCCTGCTCGCGCTGCCCTCCTCCTACTTCGATGCCGTGGTGCCCTGGCTCCTCCTGATGGCCACCACCCTCTTCCTCCTGAATGCCCCCATCCAGCGCTGGCTGAAGAAAAAACGCGGCGAAGGCCACGACGCCGAACCAACCGGCCCGCGCCCCTGGGGCCTCGCCTTCCAGACCGGCGTCGCCATCTACGGCGGCTACTTCGGCGCCGGCATCGGCATCATGATGATGGCCGGCCTCAGCCTCCTCGGCCTGCGCGACCTGAACCGCGTCAATGCCCTGAAGGCCCTCCTCTCCCTGCTCTGCAATGTCGCCTCCGTCATCTACTTCATCGCCTGCGGCAGCGTCGATTGGCGGCTCGCCGGCTGGCTGGTCGCAGGCTCTATCCCCGGCTACTTCCTCGGCGCCCATTTCGCCCAGAGGATCCCGGCCGTCGCCGTCCGCACCACCGTCGCCCTGATCGGCTTGGGCATCGCCGCCCGCCTCTTCTGGAAACAGATGGCCTGA
- the rsmB gene encoding 16S rRNA (cytosine(967)-C(5))-methyltransferase RsmB: MKSPRRAAVSILRAWTKGHAYAENLIERHASRNDLSSADRALLNAIVLGVLRNLRLLDHWIGELRKGKLDDETRDILRVGLCQLLILELPDHAAVFETVELGKSASRGLINAVMRRAAATKKKLLDLSEVPPAVACSHPDWLLKRWKKAYGKDEAIELMLFNNQPAPTIARINPLAPASADLPPAPRSQEEDEETTVPDLPDGFFQIEGPIPTQLLASGAIYIQDPATRHCVDLLDPRPGERILDACAAPGGKAFLIAAAQRGGKDLICTDSNEKRLPRLRENLERLHIKDTEIDCHDWSTPAPAKWHASFDAILLDVPCSNTGVFRRRVDVRWRIKPSDITELTKLQRQIIENALPCLKPGGRLVYSTCSIEAEENTGLIEALLADHPELSLEGTHQALPQRDGTDGAFAALLRLA; the protein is encoded by the coding sequence ATGAAATCCCCGCGCCGCGCTGCCGTCTCCATTCTCCGTGCATGGACGAAGGGCCACGCCTACGCCGAAAACCTCATCGAGCGCCATGCCTCGCGGAATGACCTCTCCTCCGCGGACCGGGCGCTGCTGAATGCGATCGTGCTCGGCGTGCTGCGGAACCTGCGGCTGCTGGACCACTGGATCGGCGAGCTTCGCAAGGGGAAGCTGGATGACGAGACGCGGGACATCCTCCGCGTCGGCCTCTGCCAACTCCTCATCCTGGAGCTCCCCGACCACGCCGCCGTCTTCGAAACCGTGGAACTCGGCAAGAGCGCCAGCCGTGGCCTCATCAATGCAGTGATGCGCCGCGCCGCCGCGACGAAGAAGAAGCTGCTCGATCTTTCCGAAGTCCCGCCCGCCGTCGCCTGCTCGCATCCGGACTGGCTGCTGAAGCGCTGGAAGAAGGCCTACGGGAAAGACGAGGCGATCGAGCTGATGCTCTTCAACAACCAGCCCGCGCCAACCATCGCGCGGATCAATCCCTTGGCTCCCGCCAGCGCCGATCTCCCACCTGCGCCCCGTAGCCAGGAAGAAGACGAAGAAACAACCGTCCCCGACCTCCCTGATGGCTTCTTCCAAATCGAAGGCCCCATCCCGACCCAACTGCTCGCCTCCGGCGCCATCTACATCCAGGACCCCGCAACCCGCCATTGCGTCGACCTGTTAGACCCACGCCCCGGCGAGCGCATCCTCGATGCCTGCGCCGCCCCCGGCGGCAAGGCCTTCCTCATCGCCGCTGCTCAAAGAGGCGGCAAGGACCTCATCTGCACCGACTCGAACGAAAAGCGCCTCCCGCGCCTCCGCGAAAACCTCGAGCGTCTCCACATCAAGGACACCGAGATCGACTGCCACGACTGGAGCACCCCCGCACCGGCCAAGTGGCACGCCTCCTTCGATGCCATCCTCCTCGACGTCCCCTGCTCGAACACCGGCGTCTTCCGCCGTCGCGTCGATGTCCGCTGGCGCATCAAGCCCTCCGACATCACCGAGCTCACCAAGCTCCAGCGCCAGATCATCGAGAACGCCCTCCCCTGCCTCAAGCCCGGCGGCCGCCTCGTCTATTCCACCTGCTCCATCGAAGCCGAGGAAAACACCGGCCTCATCGAAGCCCTCCTCGCCGATCACCCCGAGCTGTCCCTGGAAGGCACCCACCAGGCCCTGCCCCAGCGCGATGGCACCGACGGAGCCTTCGCCGCCCTCCTGCGCCTGGCCTGA
- a CDS encoding MOSC domain-containing protein yields MNIVALHYGPVREVVSEGSGAWWDKDWRTGFYKVPHEVPQWLGYQGFRGDEQADMRYHGGVDKAVCVYPSEHYEFWNGVPDLEGLPTGAFGENLTTRGLIEDEVCVGDVFEIGSAIVQVSQPRQPCWKLARRWHVKDLAAQVERNGRTGFYFRVLWHGEVSAGDEFHLRERPFAEWTLGRCNRIMHQREGGAEADRGLALCPALSGSWKDGLWSRGRGRESDPAARRDQPK; encoded by the coding sequence ATGAACATCGTAGCTCTGCACTATGGTCCGGTGAGGGAAGTGGTCAGCGAGGGCAGCGGCGCCTGGTGGGACAAGGATTGGCGAACGGGCTTTTACAAGGTGCCGCATGAGGTGCCGCAGTGGCTGGGCTATCAGGGCTTCCGCGGGGATGAGCAGGCGGACATGAGATACCACGGCGGGGTGGACAAGGCGGTGTGCGTGTATCCGTCCGAGCACTATGAGTTCTGGAATGGGGTGCCGGATTTGGAGGGACTGCCGACGGGGGCCTTTGGCGAGAATCTAACAACGCGTGGGTTGATCGAGGATGAGGTGTGCGTGGGGGATGTGTTTGAGATCGGCAGCGCGATCGTGCAGGTGTCGCAGCCGCGGCAGCCGTGTTGGAAACTGGCGCGCAGGTGGCATGTGAAGGACTTGGCGGCGCAGGTGGAGCGGAATGGGCGGACGGGGTTTTATTTCCGCGTGCTGTGGCATGGGGAGGTCTCGGCGGGGGATGAGTTTCATCTGCGCGAGCGGCCGTTTGCCGAATGGACGCTGGGGCGTTGCAACCGGATCATGCACCAGCGGGAGGGTGGGGCTGAGGCGGATCGGGGGCTGGCGCTGTGCCCGGCGCTATCGGGGAGCTGGAAGGATGGGCTGTGGAGCCGGGGGCGTGGGCGGGAGAGTGATCCTGCGGCGCGGCGGGATCAGCCGAAGTGA